The DNA segment AAAGGAGATGATCTGATGTTGCAAAATACATCTCTTTTATTGATTGATAGGCCACCAGATGTGGGGGAATTGTTGTATTTCCCACCTATTTTTGTTGGGAGGTATGAAAATTGCCTATAGATGAAACTTTTCCAGAAAATCTAAAACCAATTGGAAAAATCCACAATTCTGACGGACAATTTCATTTCATGTGGGGCCCTGGAAAATTAAAAGAAGCATCCAAAAACGAGGATGTTCAAAATGCATACAAGGCCAGAGGTGAAGAAATTACTCCGTTGGGCGTAAGTGGCACAATGGTTGCAGTTGATTGGGACTCTTGTGTTGCAGATGGAGCATGTATTGAAGCATGTCCTGTACAAGTTTTCCAGTGGTATAGAACTGAAAAAGACATTCCCGCAAAAGATGTGGTTGGTCAGACTTTTGAAGGAACTGGAAGTTCTGTTAAAAATGAGCGAAAGGATTTCACTGACAAGGCAGATCCAATTCGAGAACATGACTGTGTTTGGTGCATGGCATGCGTTTCTGTTTGTCCGCCACAAGCAATCAAAGTAGATCAAGGAAATCAGGAAGCTCATGAAAAAGCTGCGGGCACATTTCAAAAAATAGATGGTGGCACAAATCCACATGCCCACCATTAATTTTTTAGATAATTATTTTTGAAAATGCACCATAGATTTGGAAGAAACCATTTGCTTTTTAATGAAGTATATTTTTTATTGTTCTATTTTTTTATTGTACGATAGTCTAATAATTTTTTATAAACAAATTGTCATGTTGGATGTTTACAAATTAATTTTGTGATTGTTAAATTATCTTTGAATAAAAATTTTCTGTGACTCTTCAATTCTGTTTTTGACTTTGTTTTATTACTTTCTGATTTTATACTAATATTATGATAAAGACATCCAATCCTCTAACAAAATATGTTGGACTAGTAATAGGTGCTGTAGCATTTTTAATGCTCACGTTGGGATATTATTCTGCATTTTAGAATAACATTCAAACCTATTACACATTATTTTTTGTAAATTTTGATGAAAACGTGCCTTTTAGGGCATCTAACTCAATTTTATTTTTAATTACTTTTCAACAACTTTGTTGACTCTGCTTTATACTTCTAAAAGACGTAATATGATTATGTCTGCAAAGAATCAAACTAAAAACCTACAAGATGACAATGAGGAACTTACAATAGATAAATGGAGAGTTAGTGGTCGCAGGAGACTCCCATAAGAGGTGATCATATGAGTTACAAGACAGGTTCATGTGTTTTGTGTCCGCAGTCACCTCCAGTCACTGCCGAACAGCAACAATGGAAGATACATGTGGCAAGCCACAGAGAGGAATTGATAAAATTTGTAGTAGAAAACTATGATTCCTGTGTTATTTGCCCATACCATCTGTATTTTACCGACAGGAAATCATTTGAAAACCACCTTAGATGGCATCATTCAAAAAAATCTCTCATTGACTGGTTTTACAAAAATACCATCTTAAATGAACAACCTTCAGGCGTATGCTAGTTATTGTAGTGTATGGAGTTATCCTGCATTCATAGTTCTATACAGGACAAACTAACAAGTAACTTTGTGACTTTACTTTTCTAGTCTGATATTGACCATGTGATATAACTTACAAATCCTATATCTGTTTCATGAAGATTCCAAATCTCTTTAACATATTACACCTAAAGGAAACCCGCAAAAATAAACTCTGGG comes from the Candidatus Nitrosopumilus sediminis genome and includes:
- a CDS encoding 4Fe-4S dicluster domain-containing protein, with protein sequence MPIDETFPENLKPIGKIHNSDGQFHFMWGPGKLKEASKNEDVQNAYKARGEEITPLGVSGTMVAVDWDSCVADGACIEACPVQVFQWYRTEKDIPAKDVVGQTFEGTGSSVKNERKDFTDKADPIREHDCVWCMACVSVCPPQAIKVDQGNQEAHEKAAGTFQKIDGGTNPHAHH